A region of Notolabrus celidotus isolate fNotCel1 chromosome 4, fNotCel1.pri, whole genome shotgun sequence DNA encodes the following proteins:
- the ppm1ba gene encoding protein phosphatase 1B — protein sequence MGAFLDKPKTEKHNSHGEGNGLHFGLSSMQGWRVEMEDAHTAVLELPAPGMTDWSFFAVYDGHAGSRVANYCSKHLLKHVISASFEAGASQGSHTGSDSSTNDPPASIPPTVEAVKSGIRTGFLRIDEHMRSSSDLRNSMDRSGSTAVGVLVSPDHFFFINCGDSRAVLFRNSHVCFSTLDHKPCNPRERERIQNAGGSVMIQRVNGSLAVSRALGDYDYKCVEGKGPTEQLVSPEPAVFEMVRAPEQDQFVVLACDGIWDVMSNEELCEFVKSRLEVSDDLERVCNEVVDTCLHKGSRDNMSVVLVCLASAPKVSEEAVRKDADLNKYLESRVEEMLSRPGEEGFPDLGTVMRNLSTDSGMPTLPPGGGLASKRSVIEAVYNRLNPYKEEDGSGAELECHW from the exons ATGGGTGCGTTCCTGGACAAACCCAAGACAGAGAAGCACAACTCACACGGCGAGGGAAATGGCCTTCACTTTGGGCTCAGCTCCATGCAGGGCTGGCGGGTGGAGATGGAGGACGCTCACACAGCTGTGCTGGAACTTCCTGCTCCTGGCATGACTGACTGGTCCTTCTTTGCTGTGTATGATGGTCACGCTGGATCAAGGGTTGCAAACTACTGCTCTAAGCACCTTCTGAAACACGTAATCAGTGCCAGCTTCGAGGCTGGAGCATCACAAGGTTCCCACACAGGTTCAGACAGCTCCACCAACGATCCTCCAGCCTCAATTCCTCCAACAGTAGAGGCTGTGAAATCGGGGATCCGGACAGGTTTCCTGAGGATTGATGAGCACATGCGCAGCTCATCTGACCTTCGCAATAGCATGGACCGCAGTGGCTCCACAGCAGTGGGAGTCCTCGTGTCCCCGGATCATTTCTTCTTCATAAATTGCGGGGACTCTCGAGCTGTTCTGTTCCGCAACTCACACGTGTGCTTCTCCACACTCGACCACAAGCCCTGCAACCCACGTGAGAGAGAACGCATCCAGAACGCAGGTGGCTCAGTGATGATTCAGAGGGTTAATGGGTCATTGGCCGTATCCCGAGCCTTAGGGGATTATGACTACAAGTGCGTGGAAGGCAAAGGTCCCACAGAGCAGCTGGTTAGTCCAGAACCAGCTGTGTTTGAGATGGTTCGGGCCCCAGAGCAGGATCAGTTTGTGGTACTGGCGTGTGATGGCATCTGGGATGTCATGTCCAACGAGGAGCTGTGTGAGTTTGTGAAATCTAGACTGGAGGTGTCTGATGACCTGGAGAGAGTCTGCAATGAAGTGGTGGACACCTGCCTGCACAAG GGGAGTCGGGACAACATGAGTGTTGTGTTAGTGTGCTTGGCCAGCGCTCCCAAAGTGTCAGAGGAAGCTGTGAGGAAAGACGCTGACCTCAACAAATATCTGGAGTCTCGAGTGGAAG agATGCTGTCTCGACCAGGGGAGGAAGGGTTTCCAGACCTGGGAACAGTGATGAGAAACCTCTCCACTGACAGTGGCATGCCCACGCTGCCACCAGGGGGAGGCCTCGCCAGCAA ACGCAGTGTTATTGAAGCAGTTTACAACCGTCTGAACCCATACAAGGAAGAAGATGGG AGCGGAGCAGAGTTGGAGTGCCACTGGTAG